The sequence GCGTCGCCGTAGGCGCGGATGGTGAAGGTGTCGTCGCGGGCGGACAGGATCGGGGCCAGCGGGCGGAGCACATCGGCCTGACGGGTCCAGCCGGGGAGGCCGTAGGCACCGAGACCGGCGGCGGCCTCGGGGAACTGGTAATCGGCGCCGGGGACGTCGGTGGCGTACTTGTTCTGGGACTCGTAGTTGTCGACGAGGCCGCTGTAGAAGCTGGAGTCCTTCTCGAGCTGGTTGAGCGCGGCCTGGATGGCTCCGGCGATGGCGAGATCCTTGTCGGTGGAGAGCTGGCGGTTCACGAACTCGGAGAGGGAGAGGAACGGGCCGCGCTTGCGGACCTGCTCGACGATCTTCTGCGCGAGCTCGTCGAGGAGCTTGTCGTCCAGCTTGCGGTAGCCGGTGAATTCGCTGGCGGCCCCGCCGGTGCCAGCCTCCACGTTGCCGGCCACGCTGGCGCGGCTCACGGCGTGGTCGGTGTTGCCGGAGAGGGTGATGGCGCCGGTCTCGCTGTAATAGGGGACCTTCTGGTTGCGGGCGTGGCCGAGCAGGGCGCGCCAGGCGGCGACGGAGGTGGAGTTCACGTTGAACATGCCCTCGACCTCCAGGCGGGAGGCGATGGTGCGCCAGGAATTCGGGGTATCGACCTGTTCCTGGAACACGCCGTTGGCGCCGCTGCCGGACTGGGAGGCACGCACGGCATCGATCACGATCGGCTTGTAGGCGCGGTTGACGAGCGGGGTGGTGCCCTTGAGGAAGTTCACGAAATTGCTCTTCATGAGGGCGGTGCTGCCGCCGTAGCCGCCCGCGGTGCCGCCGGCGATGGAGGAGAAGAACCAGTCGTCGAAGAGCAGGTGATTGGCGCAGTAGGAGTCGTCGTGCTGGAGGTTGGTGGCGGCGGTGGAGCTGCCATTGACCACGGCGTTCGGCGGGAACAGCGGGGAGGCGTCGGAATTGCCGATGACGTTGTAAGCGAAGGGCGGCACGGGGTTGCCGAAGCGCATGTCCCAGTTCTGGAGCTCGGCGAGCGAGGCGAGCGGCTTCACGGGCAGGTCCGCGGCGATGCCGCGGGTCATGCCGCGGGCGGTCATGGCGGTGAGGATGTAGCCCTTGGTGTCCGCCACGTTCGGCACGGTGTCATCGAAGGCGGCGTGCTTCAGGAAGCTGTAGTCGATGGCCGCGTTCACCTGGGCGCCGGTGCCGGGGTAGTTCTTCTGGACGGCGGGATTGGCCACGTCCATGTCGCCCATGGTGGAGTAGTTGGCCAGCGGGTTGGCCTGGGTGAAGCCTTTCGATGGGGCGTAGCTCTGGTCCGGGCCGAAGAGGTTGTTCGCCACGCGCAGGCCGGTCACCAGCGAGAAGAATGGGTCGGCGGTGTTGCGGATGGCGGAGAGCGGCTTGGAGTCGGCGAGGTTCTGGAGGTTCGGATAGGTCTGGGCGGCGGCGGGGGAGATGAGCATCTGGTACTCCATCTCGTAGCCATCGGTGCCGGCCTTGCGGTAAGCCTTGTCCTCGGTGAGCTCGTCATCGCGGACGACGAGGCGGTAGCCGACGACGTCCTTGCCCTTGTAGGAGAAGGTGTTGTTGAACTTCGGCTCCAGTTTCATCTTCGCGGTGCCGTCCAGGGTGTAGATCCAGGACGTGGGATCGGAAGCCTTGGTCAGAATGAAGAGGTGGCCCATGTCCGTGCGGTAGCCGGGGGCCATGGGCAGGCGGTGGGATGGGAGGTTTTGGTTCGACGGGCTGACCACCAGCGTCGCGCCGGGTTGGAGATCGGGCACGGTGGTGAGCTCGTAGCGCAGCGTCTTGATCGAGGAGACAGCGAAGGGGGCCACGTCGGTGTAGTTCTTGCTGCCGGTCAGGAGGCTGCGGTAGCCGGAGATCTTGTGGTCCGGATTGCCGGTGGTGACCTCATACTTGAAGGCCACCGGGAAGGGGCTGGGGTTGGCCTCGTCCCCCACGGTGAAATAGAGCGGCCCGATGTTGGTGAGGCTGACGTTGTAGGGATTCCAGAGGGTGAACACCGGGGTCATCAGGATGCCCGGGGTGAACTGCTTGCCATCCGAGGCGATGCGGCCCCAGTAGGAGAAGACCCATTGGACGCGGGCGACGACCGGGCGCAGGCGGACCTTGTGGAGGTAGGTCGCGGGGAGGCCGACTTCCTTCAAGGCGGTGGCCTTCAGACTGAAGGGCCCGGAGCCGCCAAGCTGCTGGTAGGTCATGGCGTAGTTGCGGAGATTGGCCCAGCTCGCGACCGCGCCTTGCTGGTCCCACGCGCGATCCGAGGCGCTGCCGCGGTAGCCGGCCCACGGGTAGAGCAGGGAGCCGGCGGGGCGGACATCGGTGGCGGTGGCGCGGGAAACGGAGTCGTCCTTGTCCGGGGTGATGCGGAAGAGCTTCAGGTCGGAAGTCGGAAGGTTGTCGTAGTTCTCGGTGAAGAGGGACATGTCCTTCCGCCAGCCGCCGGTGGCGGTGTTGGTGAGCAGGCCGGTGGAAACGGTGCTGAGGTCGTGGAAGTGGGTGCGTGAGGCTTTGTCGGAGCTGGCCTGCGCGATGAAATCGGTCTGCTTCAGGCTGCTGGCCTTGGCGGCGGGCTGTGCGTCGGCGAGCAGCGAGGACATGCCGAACTCCTCGGGATCGGCGGTCGAGTGGCTCTGGAGGTTGCCGGCCCATTCGCCGTCCAGTTTCGGGGTGTAGGGCTGGGGCAGGCGCGCCTTTTCGTTCTCGCCGCCCACCCACCAGGCGTAGCTGCCCGGGATGGACTTGTTGTCGATCTTCACGGGAGCGAGGTGGATCTGCTGGCGGGCCTGGCCGTCGCCCACGGTGTTGGTGCCGATGAGCGGCACGGTGCCCTCGGCGGCGGTGGTGGTCGGCGGGGTGGAGCTGTCGGCCAGCGCATTGGGTGCGCCGGACACCAGCCAGCTCAGGAAACGGGAGGCCTTCTTGGTCTTGTAGTTGCCGGGGGAAACGGGGCGGCCGGCGGCGGCTCCGCCCTGCTCGTGGTCCTCGCCTTCCCAGCTCCGCCAGGCCCCGAGGACCGGCGGGCTGTTTTCCTGGAGGACATCGGCGCGGGCGGTGACGCGGGTGTCCGGGCCGGTTTGCTTCTGGAGCTCGCCGATGGCCAGCATCAGGGCCAGCCGGGCATTGGCGCGGGCCGTTTGCTGGGCCTCGCCGCGGCTGGACGCGCGCAGGCTGATGCTGGAAAGCCCGAGCAATCCGAGTGCGATGGTGGACAGCAGGATCATCATCATCAGGGTGACGATCAGCGAGAAACCACGGGCGGATCGGGCTCGGGATCCGGTGGAGATGGGCTGCTGGGCAAGGGCTTTCATCGGAGTTCGGTTCGGGCAGGTACGGGGTGACCCGTAGGTGCTGGCGGTGGATTCAAAGCGGCGGGGCTCAACCGGCTGCATCTGGCCGCGGGGGCCAGCCGAGGGTCCGGGAGCGGCGGCGAGGACGGTGCGTCCGACTGCTTTTCCAGTGACCTTGTAAATACGATCGATTGAGTTGGATGAAATTAATTCAAGCGGCGGAACGGCTCAATTACCCCTTTGAGGTAGTTAGGAAGGGTGGACCGGCAGGGCCTGACCGCCCTTTGGTTTACACGGTATCTCGATCCCGGATTGCTCCGGACCGGGCGGGGCAAAACGCTTTGAAGCCCCGGCCGATCACAGGAAATGGCGGGTCATGTCCCATTTTCTCCAACTTCCCAAACGACATCCCCGATGGCTTCCCCGAACCTCTCGATCCACGCCGCCGCCCCCGGCACGCCGCTGCACCCCCACTGGAACGTCTGCGTGGGCGCGGGCCGGGCGAACGAGGGGCTGCGGGCTGATTGGCAGGAGCAGATGGACCTGGCGATCGCGAGCTGCGGCTTCCGCTACGTGCGGTTCCACGGCCTGTTCCACGACGACATGTTCGTCTACAAGGAGGTGGACGGGAAGGCGGTCTACAATTTCCAGTACGTGGACACGCTGTTCGACCGGCTGCTGGACCTCGGCATCCGGCCGTTCGTGGAGCTGGGGTTCTGCCCCTCCGACCTGGCCTCGGAAAAGGGCACGGTGTTCTGGTGGAAGGGGAATGGCGCGCCGCCGAACGATTACGCGAAATGGGCGGAGCTGGTGCGCCGCACGGTGCAACACTGGGTGGACCGCTACGGCATCGACGAGGTGCGGACGTGGTACTTCGAGGTGTGGAACGAGCCGAACCTCGGGCCGTTCTTCCGTGGTACTAGGAGCCAGTACTTCGAGCTCTACCGGGTGAGCGTGGAGGCGATCAAGGGGATCGACGCGGGGCTGCGGGTGGGCGGTCCCTCGACGAGCAATTTCGTGCCGGACGCGCGCTTCGATGGCGAGCTGGAGGATTTCACCGAGCATCGCACGGTGCTGGAGGCGGCGGACCTGGACGCCCTGGACTGGCGGCCGGTGTGGGTGGAACGGTTCCTGGAATGGTGCGCGGCGGAGAAGCTGCCGGTGGACTTCATCTCGTGCCATCCGTATCCCACGGACTGGGCGCTGGACGAGCACGGCCAGGGCAGCAAGCTGACCCGCGGCGCGGGGGCGACGGCGCGCGACCTGAAACTGCTGCGCGCGATCGTGGACGGCAGCGCGTTTCCGCAGGCGGAGATCCACCTGACGGAGTGGAGCAGCAGTTCCTCGCCGCGGGATTTCACGCATGACTTCCTGCAGGCCGCGACGTTCATCGTGCGGGCGAACCTGGAATCGATCGGCACGGTGGACTCCCTGGCCTACTGGACCTTTACGGACGTCTTCGAGGAAGGCGGGGCGGGGGATACGATCTTCCACGGCGGCTTCGGGATGATCAACGTGCAGGGGATCGTGAAGCCGAGCTTCCACGCCTATCGTTTCCTGGGCGAGCTGGGCGACGAACTGCTCCAGCGCTGGGACGGCGGGGTGGTCACACGCTGCTCCTGCGAGGAGAAACTACGGGTGTTGGCGTACCATTATCCGGCGGAGATGGCGTTGTCCGTGCCGGCGTCGTTCGAGACGCGGGACAAGGCTTATGAAACGCTGTCGCTGGGATCGCCGGAGGAGTTCGCGCTGGAGCTCACCGGCCTGAAACCCGGCGCGGTCTTCACGATCGAGACGCTGGACGCGGATCACGGCAACGCGATGGGGGCGTGGGTGGCGATGGGCTCGCCGGAGACGCCGACGCGCGCGCAGACGGAAAAGCTCAGCGCGCTGGCCCAGGGCACGCTGCGGGAGCAGGCCACCGCGGACGTGGCGGGCGTGCTGCGGCTGCGGCGGACGCTGTCGCCGTGGAGCGTGGTGCTGGTGCGGGAGAATTGAGAGGGGGCCGTAGGGTCAACACGCCGAGATGACCGGGCGGTGGAGGTGGTTCGCGGGGAAGAAGGTCGCCCGATTGGATGAGGGGATGGGACGGGCCGTCGGCAGCGGACGGGACCGTTCGACCCGGTCGCCCCGGCGGTGCGACCCTACCTTTGCAGCGGGCCTCTGGAGGTAGGGTCATCTCGCCGAGATGACCGGGCGGTGGAGATGGTTTGCGGGGAAGAGGCCGTCCCAGTGGACGAAGGGGTGGGACCCACCCGTGGGAGCGGACGGGAACGCTAGACCCGGTCGCCCCGGCGGTGCGACCCTACCTTTGCGGCGGGCCTCTGGAGGTAGGGTCATCTCGCCGAGATGACCGGGCGGTGGAGGTGGTTCGCGGGGAAGAAGGTCGCCCGATTGGATGAGGGGATGGGACGGGCCGTCGGCAGCGGACGGGACCGTTCGACCCGGTCGCCCCGGCGGTGCGACCCTACCTTTGCAGCGGGCCTCTGGAGGTAGGGTCATCTCGCCGAGATGACCGGGCGGTGGAGATGGTTTGCGGGGAAGAGGCCGTCCCATCAGACGCAGGGATGGGATGCGCCGTCGGCAGCGGACGCTACCATTCGACCCGGTCGCCCCGGCGGTGCGACCCTACCTTTTGAAGCGGGCCTCTGGAGGTAGGGTCATCTCGCCGAGATGACCGGGCGGTGGAGGTGGTTCGCGGGGAAGAGGCCGTCCCAGTGGACGAAGGGGTGAGACGCACCCGTGGGAGCGGACGGGAACGCTAGACCCGGTCGCCCCGGCGGTGCGACCCTACCTTTGCGGAGAGCTCTCCGCCGTGTATGATTTCACGCGGGCTTGTATGTATTCGCCAATTTTGATACGCATCATTCGCCGGTTTCCAAGGAAACCGGAGGCGGGGTTTCCAATCCGGTGAAGCGGTGGATGATGCCGGTGTCACCTGCTTTGTCCCCCGCATTGCGAATCCCGCAGAGGAAAACGGGTGACGACGACCATTCACAAAGTTATGTGCGTTACCGCCCTCCCAACCGCCAGCTTGACCGAAGAAACGCTGAAGAGCGCCTTCGACCTGTGCGTTTCCAAGACCCGCCTGAACATCGAGGCGATGGTGGATCATCCGACGACCTGGGCCTTCGCGCAGAACGGCGACTACGCCGCCTGGCCGGAGGGCTTCTTCGAGATCGGAAACTGGACGAACTCGTTCTTTACCGGCATGGCGGTGCTGTCCTGGCTGGACACGAAGGAGCCGCACTTCCTGAAGCAGCTCGAGCGCATCGAGCCGTTCTACAACGCGAAGGTGAACGTGGCGATCCACGCGGTGGAAACCATGCACGACATCGGCTTCCTCTACTCGCTCTACTCGGTGGCGCTCTACAAGAACACGGGCGACAAGCGCCAGCGCGCGCTCGGCCTCCGCGCGGCGGAGGTGCTGGTCGGCCGCTTCGTGCCGGAGGGCAACTACATCCGCGCGTGGGGCCGGATGGACGAGCCGGACACGGATTACGCGGGCCTGGCGATCATCGATTGCATGATGAATCTTCCGCTGCTCTTCTGGGCGGCGGAGGAAACCGGTGACGCCAGGTTCCGCGAGATCGCGATCCGCCACGCTGACACCACGCTGGCGAATTTCGTCCGCGCCGATGACTCGGTGTACCATTCGTTCCGCTTCAATGCCGACGGCTCGCCGAAGGGCGGGGACAACTACTGCGGACGTGGTATCGAGTCCCACTGGGCGCGCGGCACGACGTGGGCGATGTATGGTTTCGCGATGGCCTACCGCTACACCGGCGACGAGCGTTATCTGGACGCCTCGCTGCGGGTGACGCGGAAGTTCCTCTCTCTGCTGGATGACGAGGTGGTGCCGGTGTGGGACTTCCGGCTGAATCCGGGTGAACCCTTGCTGCGGGATTCTTCCGCCGCGGCGGTGGCCGCCTGTGCCCTGCAGGAACTGGAGGCGCTCGGGAAATCGGAGGACGCGTTCGGCGTGGCGAAGGATAATCTGATCGCGCGGCTGTGCTCGGAGGACTACCTCAATGCCGATCCGGCGGTCCGCGGTCTGCTGCGCGATGCCGAGGTGGGTGATGGCGTGGGCAAGGCCCGCTCCGCCTACACGAGCTGGGGCGACTACTACTTCATGGAAGCGCTCGGCCGCGAGCTGGGTCTGGCGGTGAACTGGTGGTGAGCACCAAGGAGTAGGGACATTCCTGTCCCGTTCTTCATCTTTTCTTTTGATAGTCCAAGAACGGGACAGGAATGTCCCTGCTCCTTGATTCATGCGAGAGATCCTTTTCACCCACACCTTCGGCGACACGCTGGTCCGCTATCCCTGGGACCCGGCGACGGGCATCATCGGCCTCGAACTGGTGCCAGCCGCTAAGGCCGGTGCCATCGTCGAGCCCCGTGAAAGCCTGCGCGGCGAGGACTTCATCGACGTGCTGCCGGGCGACGACCCGTGGCCGGCGCGGCCGGTGGAGTCGCTGGTGCAGTTGAAGCTGGTGGGTGACCAATACCCCGGTGCCTTCGCGCAGGGCCACACGCTGCGGAATTCCGGCACGGTGGCGGCGTTCCGCTATGAGTCGTTCGCGATCGTGTCGAGCGGGGACGCGGAAACGATCGCGGTGAAGTTGCTCCGCGACGATGGTTGCGAGGCCGTGCATCGTCTGACTTGGAAGAAGGGCGATGCGGCGCTGACGGTTTCGACCGTGTTCATCAATCGCTCGGAGAAACCGGTGACGCTGGAGATGCTGTCGAGCTTCTCGCTTTCCGGAATCACGCCGTTCGAGGCGGCGGATGGCGAGGGTCGCCTGCAGGTGCACCGTTTCCGCTCCGGCTGGAGCGCGGAGGGGCGGCTGGAAACGCGCTCGGTGGAGGAGCTGCATTTGGAAAGATCGTGGAGCGGGGCGGGGGCGTTCAGCGAGCGCTTCGGCCAGCTCGGCACGATGCCGGTGCGGCGCTGGTTCCCGTTCGTGGCCGCGGAGGACACGGCGGCGGGCGTGCTGTGGGGTGCGCAGCTTTGCTGGGCGGGCTCGTGGCAGATGGAGGTGTTCCGCCAGCACGATGACCTGTGCCTGTCCGGTGGGCTCGCCGACCGCGAGTTCGGCCACTGGATGAAGACGCTCGCGCCGGGCGAATCGTTCGAAGCGCCGCCGGCGTGGATCGCGTGCGTGGCGGGGGGCTTCGATGACCTGTGCGACCGCCTGACGGCCATGCAGGACGCGGCGGTGAACGAGCAGCCGGAGGTGGAGCAGGACCTGCCGATCGTTTTCAACGAATGGTGCACGACGTGGGGCGATCCGAGCCACGCGAACGTCACCGGCATCGCCGACCGCCTCCAGGGCACGCCGGTGCGCTACCTGGTGATCGACGCCGGATGGTACAAGGAGGGCACGAACGATTGGAGCAGCGGCCACGGCGATTGGAAGCCGAGCGAGCTGTTGTTCCCGAATGGTCTCGCCGCCACGGCCGCGGCGATCCGCGAGCGCGGCCTGATCCCCGGCCTGTGGTTCGAGATGGAAACGGTGGGCTCGCAGAGCACGGCGTTCTCGATTGGAAAGCATTTCATCGAACGGGATGGCATCCCGGTGACGGTGCGCGAGCGCCGGTTCTGGGACATGAACGATCCGGTGGCGGTGGCCTACCTCACCGAGCGGGTGATCGACCTGCTGGAGAGCTGTGGCTTCGGCTACCTGAAGGTGGATTACAATGAAACGGCGGGTCTCGGCTGCGATCATCCGGATTCGCAGGGCGAGGGGCTGCGCCGCCAGGTGGAGGGATCGTACCGCTTCTTCGAGGAGCTGCGCCGCCGCCTGCCGGAGCTGGTGATCGAGAACTGCTCGTCCGGCGGCCACCGCCTGGAGCCCTCGATGCTCGGGCGCACGGCGATGTCGTCGTTCTCCGACGCGCACGAGCTGGTGGAAATCCCGCTGATCGCGGCGAACCTGCACCGGCTGCTGCTGCCGCGGCAGAACCAGATCTGGGCGGTGCTGCATCCACGGGATGGCGTGAAGCGCCTGCAATACAGCCTGGCGGCCACCTTCCTGGGTCGCATGTGCCTGTCCGGCGGCATCCAGGGGCTGGACGCCGCGCAGTGGGCGGTGGTGGAGGAGGCGATGGACTTCTATGGAAAGGCCGCGCCGGTGATCAAGTACGGCACCAGTCGTAGATACGGGTCGACGGGAGCGAGCTGGCGGCATCCGCGCGGCTGGCAAGCGGTGGTCCGCGTTGCGGAAACGCGGGCGCTGGTGGTCACGCACGCCTTCGCGGACGCCCCGGCGCGGGTGGAGGTGCCGGTGGGCGAGGGCTGGCGGGTGGCGGCGCGTTTCGGCGCGGGCAGCGCGGCGCTTTCCGGCGGCACCCTGCTGGTGCAGACCGGCGGCGATTTCTCGGCGTCGGGCGTGTTGTTGGAGAGGTAGCTTTTTCGGTGGCGCGGGCTTTTCGGGACAGAATTAACAGAATTTTCAGAATTTACTAAATTCATAGTAATAAATGCGCTCATGCCGGAATGACCGTTTTTCCAATTTTTGTTAATTCCGAAAATTCTGTTAATTCTGTCTGAAAAAGCCCCCGATGAAGGACTCCGAATTCAACTCCGCGAAACCGTGGCGCACGCTGTGGGCGTTGTTCCGTCCCGAGCGCCGCGCATTGCTGCTCGGTGAGTTCACCTATCTCCTGAAGGCCAGCCCGGTGTGGGTGCTGCCGGTGGTGACCGCGAACATCATCGACGCGGTGGCGCGGCACGCCGCGGACGGACCGCGCGTGATCCTGGTGAACGCGGTGATCGGAGCGTCCCTGATCCTGCTGAACATCCCCACCGGCCTGCTCTACGCGCGCTTCACCAGCCGCGCGATCCGCGGGCTGGAAACCGGGCTGCGCTCGGCGCTGGTGCGTCGGCTCCAGGTGCTGCCGATCTCGTTCCACGGCAGCCGGGGCACCGGCGCGCTGCAGACGAAGGTGCTGCGGGACGTGGAATCGATCGAGCAGATGAGCCGCCAGTTGATCGATGGCGGGACCTTCGCGGTGGTGAGCATCCTGGTGGCGATCGCGGTGACGGCGGCGCGCATGCCGGTGTTCGTGCCGGTGTTTTTCCTGCTGGTGCCGGCGGTGCTGGTGATCCGCCGCAGCCTCAGCGCGCGCCTGCGCGGGTTGAGCACCGAGTTCCGGGAAAGCATCGAGGGCATGAGCTCGCGGGTGCTCGGCATGATCGCGATGCTGCCGGTGACCCGCGCGCACGCGGCGGAGGACGAGGAGATCGCGCGGGTGGAGGACACGCTCGGGCGGGTGCGGCAGGTCGGCCAGCGGCTCGACCAGCACAACGGGCTTTTCAGCGCGGTGGGGTGGGTGACGTTCATGCTGGTCCAGCTCGCCATCCTGGTGGCGGGCGCGTGGTTCAGCTACCGCGGCACGCTGGCGCTGGGACCCGGCGATCTGGTCCTGCTGTCCGGCTACGTGGCGGCGGTGGTGTCCGCGGTGATGCAGCTCAATGCGATGCTGCCGGTGATCACACGGGGCTTCGATGCGATCCGCTCGGTGGGCGACATCCTGGAGGAAACGGAGCGCGAAACCATCTCCGGCGGCGAGGTGCTGGCGGAGGTGAGTGGGGATTTCACGTTTGAACACGCGGGCTTCCGCTACGCCGATCCGGACGGAAAGGGCGCGAGGTTGGAAGGAATCGATCTCACGGTGCGCGCGGGCGAGACGATCGGCATCATCGGGCCCAGCGGCTCGGGGAAATCCACGCTGATGAACCTGGTGATCGGCTTCCACCAGGCGGGCGAAGGCCGGGTGCTGCTGGATGGGCACGACATGACGGCGCTGGACCTCCGCAGCTACCGGCGGCACCTCTCGGTGGTGGGCCAGCAGACGCTTCTCTTCGATGGCACGCTCGGCGAAAACATCACCTACGGCGCGGGACCGGTGGGCGCGGAGCAACTGGCCGTGGCACTGGAGGCGGCGAACGCGGCGGAGTTCGTGGCGAAGCTGCCACACGGGCTGGAGACGCGGATTGGCGAAGGCGGCGCGCGTTTGAGCGGCGGCCAGCGCCAGCGGA comes from Luteolibacter sp. LG18 and encodes:
- a CDS encoding glycoside hydrolase family 88 protein yields the protein MTEETLKSAFDLCVSKTRLNIEAMVDHPTTWAFAQNGDYAAWPEGFFEIGNWTNSFFTGMAVLSWLDTKEPHFLKQLERIEPFYNAKVNVAIHAVETMHDIGFLYSLYSVALYKNTGDKRQRALGLRAAEVLVGRFVPEGNYIRAWGRMDEPDTDYAGLAIIDCMMNLPLLFWAAEETGDARFREIAIRHADTTLANFVRADDSVYHSFRFNADGSPKGGDNYCGRGIESHWARGTTWAMYGFAMAYRYTGDERYLDASLRVTRKFLSLLDDEVVPVWDFRLNPGEPLLRDSSAAAVAACALQELEALGKSEDAFGVAKDNLIARLCSEDYLNADPAVRGLLRDAEVGDGVGKARSAYTSWGDYYFMEALGRELGLAVNWW
- a CDS encoding alpha-galactosidase, whose protein sequence is MREILFTHTFGDTLVRYPWDPATGIIGLELVPAAKAGAIVEPRESLRGEDFIDVLPGDDPWPARPVESLVQLKLVGDQYPGAFAQGHTLRNSGTVAAFRYESFAIVSSGDAETIAVKLLRDDGCEAVHRLTWKKGDAALTVSTVFINRSEKPVTLEMLSSFSLSGITPFEAADGEGRLQVHRFRSGWSAEGRLETRSVEELHLERSWSGAGAFSERFGQLGTMPVRRWFPFVAAEDTAAGVLWGAQLCWAGSWQMEVFRQHDDLCLSGGLADREFGHWMKTLAPGESFEAPPAWIACVAGGFDDLCDRLTAMQDAAVNEQPEVEQDLPIVFNEWCTTWGDPSHANVTGIADRLQGTPVRYLVIDAGWYKEGTNDWSSGHGDWKPSELLFPNGLAATAAAIRERGLIPGLWFEMETVGSQSTAFSIGKHFIERDGIPVTVRERRFWDMNDPVAVAYLTERVIDLLESCGFGYLKVDYNETAGLGCDHPDSQGEGLRRQVEGSYRFFEELRRRLPELVIENCSSGGHRLEPSMLGRTAMSSFSDAHELVEIPLIAANLHRLLLPRQNQIWAVLHPRDGVKRLQYSLAATFLGRMCLSGGIQGLDAAQWAVVEEAMDFYGKAAPVIKYGTSRRYGSTGASWRHPRGWQAVVRVAETRALVVTHAFADAPARVEVPVGEGWRVAARFGAGSAALSGGTLLVQTGGDFSASGVLLER
- a CDS encoding ABC transporter ATP-binding protein yields the protein MKDSEFNSAKPWRTLWALFRPERRALLLGEFTYLLKASPVWVLPVVTANIIDAVARHAADGPRVILVNAVIGASLILLNIPTGLLYARFTSRAIRGLETGLRSALVRRLQVLPISFHGSRGTGALQTKVLRDVESIEQMSRQLIDGGTFAVVSILVAIAVTAARMPVFVPVFFLLVPAVLVIRRSLSARLRGLSTEFRESIEGMSSRVLGMIAMLPVTRAHAAEDEEIARVEDTLGRVRQVGQRLDQHNGLFSAVGWVTFMLVQLAILVAGAWFSYRGTLALGPGDLVLLSGYVAAVVSAVMQLNAMLPVITRGFDAIRSVGDILEETERETISGGEVLAEVSGDFTFEHAGFRYADPDGKGARLEGIDLTVRAGETIGIIGPSGSGKSTLMNLVIGFHQAGEGRVLLDGHDMTALDLRSYRRHLSVVGQQTLLFDGTLGENITYGAGPVGAEQLAVALEAANAAEFVAKLPHGLETRIGEGGARLSGGQRQRIAIARALLRNPRVLILDEATSALDGESERLVQQALDRLMEGRTTFIVAHRLSTLRRADRIVVLEEGRVAAIGTPRELAGKDPQRFRELAA